Part of the Anaeromusa acidaminophila DSM 3853 genome is shown below.
TCCTATGCTTATCAACGAAATTCAACAACAGTTGAGCAAAAGCGCTTAGCTATTTCGGAGTGCGATGGTTTTTGCGAACATTCCTTGACACTATCCGGGCTTTGCTCGGAAATTTGCGGCAGTAAGGTCATAGAAATGGAAAATGGTAAACCAATTTTTCGTAATCCTGAATTATGCTGCTCTTGTGGACATTGTGCTGCTATTTGCCCTAAAGAAGCATTGCAATCCGAAGGTCATAATACAAATGATTTTGAAATAATACAATTGGATTCAGCTTCAAGTGAGATTGAAAAGCTTCTCACTACCAAGCGTTCCGTTAGGGAATTTAAGGATACACCCTTAGAAAAAGAAACAATAGAAAGGCTCATTGCTTATGCGGAAAAAGCTCCAAGCTCCACAAACAATAGACATAGAAAATATATCGTAGTAACAAATACAGAAATAAAAAATAAAATTGAAAAGTGTGTTGTGGATGAATTTTGGAAGTACAGATTTTGGCTAAATCCATTAGTCCTAGGCTTGGCGGATATTTTCAGCAAAAAGACAGCTCATTTCTTATGGCTATTGAAAAAAGATATTGAACATATGAAAAACGAATATGAGAA
Proteins encoded:
- a CDS encoding nitroreductase family protein gives rise to the protein SYAYQRNSTTVEQKRLAISECDGFCEHSLTLSGLCSEICGSKVIEMENGKPIFRNPELCCSCGHCAAICPKEALQSEGHNTNDFEIIQLDSASSEIEKLLTTKRSVREFKDTPLEKETIERLIAYAEKAPSSTNNRHRKYIVVTNTEIKNKIEKCVVDEFWKYRFWLNPLVLGLADIFSKKTAHFLWLLKKDIEHMKNEYEKKQNPVFRDAPAVIFGIAPKDDIQAKDDSIIAQQYMMLFAQSIGIGSCVIGYATHVHKALERVLKVPKGYSIFSTGIFGYQKYQYLKEIRYTKKPEFEIL